A genomic region of Papaver somniferum cultivar HN1 chromosome 7, ASM357369v1, whole genome shotgun sequence contains the following coding sequences:
- the LOC113295410 gene encoding uncharacterized protein LOC113295410: protein MKSLKAPGPDGMPTLFYKRCWETVGEEVTQTIQNVFTSATLPMELNHTNIVLIPKVKHPTIPSEYRLLALTDIIYKVITKILAQRLKGHLDKLVDKNELLLFGTLDNQTIHTLLQILHIYAVWSGKTTNMQKSAVYFNKGVQRHRRIEVATLLGVKQMEYTDKYLGHHLLKPNHLNSSFDSLEDKFVTKTAGWKRIHLPDACRTMLIKTELGLIPPFNMATSLLPRKTLAHLIRIVRNFWWGHDKEVQKMHFIRWNQFELEKEQGGLGIRPLKNLNNAMIAKLVWKFLDDEYCIWGKIMKAKYVKNGNFWEIKKPTSCSATWNAMLSVREDMRDGCC, encoded by the exons ATGAAGAGCTTGAAAGCCCCAGGACCGGATGGAATGCCAACCTTGTTTTACAAGAGATGTTGGGAAACTGTTGGAGAAGAGGTAACTCAAACCATTCAAAATGTTTTCACTTCAGCAACTCTTCCTATGGAGCTAAATCACACAAACATCGTGCTGATTCCAAAGGTAAAACATCCTACAATCCCATCTGAGTATAGACTTTTAGCTTTAACCGATATTATCTATAAGGTTATAACTAAGATTCTGGCTCAAAGGCTTAAAGGGCATCTAGACAAGCTGGTGGATAAAA ATGAACTACTTCTTTTTGGCACTTTAGACAATCAGACAATACATACTCTTCTACAGATTCTTCACATATATGCTGTTTGGTCTGGAAAAACTACTAATATGCAGAAATCAGCTGTCTACTTCAACAAAGGTGTTCAAAGGCACAGAAGAATTGAAGTTGCTACTTTATTGGGTGTAAAACAGATGGAGTACACTGATAAATACTTGGGACATCATCTACTTAAACCAAATCACCTAAATTCCTCATTTGATTCTCTTGAAGACAAGTTTGTGACAAAAACAGCTGGTTGGAAGAGAATTCATTTGCCCGACGCATGTAGAACCATGCTGATCAAAACTGAACTTGGGCTTATTCCCCCTTTTAACATGGCTACTTCACTCCTTCCCAGAAAAACCTTAGCACATCTGATAAGAATAGTGAGAAACTTCTGGTGGGGTCACGACAAGGAAGTCCAGAAAATGCACTTCATAAGATGGAATCAATTTGAGCTCGAAAAAGAACAAGGAGGGTTGGGAATTAGGCCGCTAAAGAATCTGAATAATGCAATGATAGCAAAGCTGGTCTGGAAATTCTTAGATGATGAATATTGCATATGGGGGAAGATTATGAAAGCAAAGTATGTGAAGAATGGCAATTTTTGGGAGATCAAAAAACCCACCAGTTGCTCAGCTACTTGGAACGCTATGTTGTCAGTtagagaagatatgagagatGGATGTTGTTAG